The region TAAATGATTACCTGCTCCCCGATTTTCTGGAAAAATTTAACGAGCGCAATCCATCGCTGCCTCTAAGTGAATCACGGTTTAGCATCATTAAAAACTTGATCATGCACAAAGAGTCTCATCATAAATTATTGGCAGATATCGTCTCATCACAGATGGATGCCGATCGTTTGGATTATCTTTTGCGCGACAGCCACTTTTGTGGCGTGAAATACGGCCACTATGATTTGCGATGGTTGCTACATTGTTTAACGATTGTTGAAAGCCAGGAAGGCCAGCGTTTGGGCGTGAGCCAAAAAGGCATTGGGGCCGTTGAGCAATATTTGATGGCAAGGCGATTAATGCTACGTAATGTCTACTTAAATGGCAAAAAACATGCTGCAGAATTCCAGCTAAGCTTGTTTTTAAGTCATTTAGCGAAAGCCGTGGATGATAAAGCGCTGATTGGACCTTTTGCCGAGCGCAGTCTCATTAAATTTTTGGTGAAAGTGCGTGAGTTTAATCACAATGTGAGTGAGCATAATTTAGAGACACTCCGGTCACAGTTTTTGCAAGGCCAGTATGGCTTGTATAAAAAACTCTGTGATTACGATGTCTTTGCAATGATTCGTCACTTCTCAAGCTTAGACAATGATATTCCTTTGGTCCAAATTGCTAAACGCTTGCAGCATAGGCAGTTGCCGAAAATTGTGATGCTAGACCACGACAAGCTTGAGCGAGCAAAAGAGTTAATTGAAACCCTTAAGGTGGAACCTTGGCGTTTGCGCTTATTAGAGTTGCCGCATGAGGCTTATCAGCAAGACAAAGACCCCATTTTGGTGATGGATAAACATGGCGCTACGCGTCATTTGGAAGAAGATTCTCTCATTATTAGCGGCTTATCCAACCGTAAAGAAAGCTTGTTAATGTTGTGCATTGATGCAAGTTTATTTGACCACAAAAAAGTAAAACCTTTTTTTTAGAGATGCTTGCTTCGCCCTTTTCTAGGGCGTATCTCTGAGAGGTATTGAGCTTGATTTTTCTTCTTTCCCTAGGCAAAATGCCCTAACTTGATTAAAAGGATTCATGGTGTTTTACCCTCTTTGTCAATGACAAGCACTCAAATTACAGTGCCGCGTGCGCTGGGCTTTGTCATATTTAAACTCAGAGGATATTTATCATGTTAGACCTTAAACACATCGACGTTCAATTTTCAGATCACACGCTTTTTTCGGATGCTAATTTTACGCTTTATGCTGGCCAGAAATACGGCGTGGTTGGCCGAAATGGCGCGGGTAAGACCACATTTTTTTCATTGATACAGAAAACACTATCGCCTGATGGTGGTGAAGTGGTGTACAACGATCGCCTGCATATCGCGAGCGTCACACAAGAAATCGATAGGCTCGACTTGCCCGCCATTGATTATGTGATCGAATCCTACCCTATTATTGGTAAGCTTTGGTTGGACATGAAAGCCTTTGAGCAATCGGAAGACTATGAAAAGCTCGCTGATGTGCACATGCAGTTGGCTGAACACAAAGCGTATGATATCGAAGCACTGGCCGCTAAGATTTTGCACGGTCTGGGTTTTGCACAGGATGAGCTGCAGCAAACTGTTGGCGCTTTTTCCGGTGGTTGGCGTGTGCGTTTGAATTTGGCGCGCTGTTTGATTCAGCCGGCTGAGTTAATGTTGCTGGATGAGCCAACCAACCATTTGGATATGGACGCGATCATTTGGTTACAAGACTGGTTGAAAAGCTATTCTGGCAGTTTAATGGTGATTTCACATGATCGTTATTTTTTGGATCAAGTCACGGAATACACGCTGGCCATCGAGCAGAAAAAACTGATTCCCTATAAAGGCGGCTACTCTCAGTATGAGCAAGAAAAAGTCTTGAAAGCTGAGCTTGCTGAAAAGCAAGCTAAAAAACAGGCTAAACAGCGCGAACATTTACAATCCTTTGTCGATCGTTTTCGTGCGAAAGCCTCTAAAGCCAAACAGGCTCAAAGTCGCATGAAGATGTTGGAAAAACTGCCAACCATTGCCTTAGCGCAAGCCGACTCCCCCTACCGCATACAGTTTTTTGAAAGTGAGGCCTTAAGTAACCCGGTGCTTAAATTGGAAAACTTTAGCTTCGCTTATGATGAGGCCCCTGTGTTTAATAAAGCGAACTTTGGTTTGAATCAAGGTGATCGCTTAGGTTTGCTGGGGTTAAACGGTGCTGGTAAATCAACACTTGTAAAACTCATGGCTGCTCAATTGCAAGCACAACGCGGCGAAAGAATTCAAAGTGCTAAGCTTAACATTGGGTATTTCGCGCAGCACCAAGTGGAGCATTTAAAATTAGAAGAAAGCGCTTATCAACATTTACAGCGCTTGGCGCCTGGCAAAACAGCCTCGGAGCTTAGAGGTTATTTAGGCGGCTTTCATTTCAGTGGCGATAAAGCACTGCAAAAGGTTGAGAGCTTTTCAGGCGGCGAAAAAGCGCGCTTAGCACTCGCCTTAATTATTTGGCAACGCCCTAACCTCTTGTTACTCGATGAGCCGACCAACCATTTAGACATGGATATGCGCGAAGCGCTCACGATCGCTTTACAAGATTATGATGGCGTGCTGATTTTAGTCTCGCATGATCGTCATTTGCTAGAAGCCACGGTGGATCAATTTTATTTAGTTGATGGTGGCCAGGTCGCACGCTTTGAAGGTGATTTGGATGACTATGCGAATTGGTCTAAACAACGCCGTGAGATTAAACCCAAATCATCGCCTAAACCCAACGCTAAAGCAGCGGTTGTCGACAGCAAAGCCATAGCGCGAATTGAAAAAGATATCGAAAAAGCCACAGATGCCCTGGCCAAGATTGATCAGGCCATGAGTGCTTTGGCGCAGGATGATTTTGACGCCATGGCCAAATTAGCCAAAGAGCGCAAAGCCCTTGAAAACCAACTGGCCAAGCTAGAAGAGGCCTGGCTTGAGGCGCAGTGATTTTTTCTATCTTGCATCATGTTTGATCTAAAATTCTCTGCGCAAACAAAGCCGCAATCACTTGGACAAGCCAGCGCGGTTTTGCTTTAATAATACGCGCTTTTTAACTATCGGTTAGCACGCCAGCTATGTGTTATAGCCAACGCGATTTCAATCAAGGTTTATCATTATAGATAAAGCCTAAATCACAGAATGGGGAATTTAGAATATGAGCCATAACCCAATTGAAATAAAGTTACCAAACAATCAATCCGTTATCACGGACAAGGGCTTGGTTATTGTTGGCGCCAATGGTAGTGGTAAAACTCGGCTGGGTACTTGGCTATATGCTCAGCACGCAAGCTCAGCACACCGTATTTCAGCTCAAAAAAGATTAGGGTTTTCATCTGAGGTTTCCTCAACCCAAAAAGCAAGTGAAGACTTTAGCCGTAGCCATAAAGCGAATGCGTTTAACCCGACGAATATGCAGAGAGATTACGATCAGTTATTAGCTTGGTTATTTTCAGAAGAAAATGCTGCTTGTCGAGATTATCGTTTGCAATCCATAAGCGAAAAAAACAAAGTCAATCCTGTGCCGACAAAACTTGAGAGGATTAAGTCTATTTGGGAAGAAGTTTTACCTCACCGAAAATTAATTATTGGAAACCAATTTATTAAGGCAAAATCTAAGCATGCAGATGCCGAAGAATATTCAGCTTCAGAAATGAGTGATGGTGAACGGGTTATTTTTTATTTGATTGGTCACTGTCTTATCGCTAAACCGCAAGGCATTATTATTATCGATGAGCCTGAGATGCACTTGCACAAAGCGATTCAATCTACCCTATGGAATAAGATTGAGCGAGAACGTGCTGATTGTATTTTTGTTTATCTGACCCACGATGTCGCTTTTGCAGCTTCAAGGGCAGGTTTTACTAAGTTATGGCTTGAAAGCTACGATAGTAAAAATAATTGGCAGTTAACGCAGTTAGAGGAGTCACAAGAACTTCCAGAAGAGCTTTTGCTGGAGTTATACGGTAGTCGAAGAAAAATTTTATTAATCGAAGGAATTTCTGGCTCCAATGAATCACAGTTTTACCAAAACCTCTTTGAGGATTTTTTGATAAAACCCTGTGGCAGTTGTGAAAATGTTATTTCATATGTTAAAGCGCTGAAAAATAATACTGAATTTCATCATGAAAAAGTGTATGGTCTGATTGACAGGGATAGGCGAACGGATGAAGAAGTAGAAGCTTTAAAAGAAAATAATATTTTTACACTCGAGGTTGCTGAGTTTGAAAACTTATTTGCAACTCCAGAGATATTGAAAATTGTTGCCGATAGGCAAGCGCATGATGCTGAAAAAAAAGCAGAAGAGGTTAAGGCATTTGTTTTTGATGAATTTAATAAAGAGCTTGATGCTCAGATTCAATTGCATGTGCAGCAAGAAATCAAATGGCGGTTAAATGGATTGGATTTATCAAAGCTAAAAGACAGTAACTCGCTCGCTGATTTAATTAATACTAACCTCGACACTGACGATATAAAGAAAGAATTAACAGCAGCATTTGAAAAAATACGCGATAATAGCGACTACACATTTCTCCTAAAAAAATACAACAGGAAAACCATTGCCTCACGAATAGGTGCTATTTTTGGCCTGAAGACTGACGAGCTTCCTAACTTTGTTGTTCGATTATCTAATCAGAACGATTTCCAAAAAAACCTTAGAAACGCTGTGTTATTCTATTTGCCACCAAAGTTTAATGATTTGCTCACGGACAAGTCAAGCGAGCAAGCTACGAATCCAGTCGAAGATGTTAATGAAGTGGAGCCAGCATGAAAACTAATCTAGCTATTTTTGAAGATTACCAAATCCGTCGCATCTATGACGAGGAAGCTGAAACTTGGTTCTTCTCGGTCGTGGATATTATTCAAGCACTGACCCAACAGCCGGATTATCAAGCCGCCAGAAATTATTGGAAGGTATTGAAAAATAGGCTAAAAAAAGAGGAAAGTGAAGCGGTTACAAATTGTAACCAGTTGAAAATGACGGCTGAAGATGGCAAAGCTAGATTAACAGATGTCGCTAATGCTGAAACACTTTTACGTCTAGTCCAATCTGTCCCCAGCCCTAAAGCCGAGCCAATCAAGCTATGGCTGGCAAAAGTGGGTTATGAGCGGATGCAAGAAATGGCTGATCCCGCAAGGTCTCTTGATCGGGCGCGCGAAACCTGGCAAAAACATGGCCGCAGTGAGAAATGGATTCAGCAGCGCATGATGGGTCAAGAAACGCGCAGTAAATTGACGGATTATTGGAAGGAGCATGAGGTTAGCGAAGCTAAAGAGTTCGCCATTCTGACTAACATTATTCACCAAGAATGGTCGGGTATTAGTGTTAAGGCGCATAAGAATTTAAAAGGCTTGAAAGCGGAAAACTTACGCGATCATATGAGCGAAGCAGAGCTGATCTTTACGGCCCTGGCGGAGTTTTCAACACGGCAAATTGCAGAAAGTACGGAGGCCACAGGAATGGAAGAAAACAAGGTGGCCAGTAAAAAGGGGGGTGGTATTGCCAAAAAAGCTAAGTTAGAGCTGGAACATAAAACCAAAAAGAAGGTGGTCTCAAAAGAAAACTATCTGCCCTCAAAAGGTAAGAGGTAAGTTTGGGGGCGTTGCCCGCGAAGTTAATTCTCTTTGCGACAATTGGCTTGAGGCGCAGTGATTTTTTATAGGCTATACTCGAACTTTTCTAACTTTGATTGTCTTCGGGGCTTCTGGTGAATGCTGAATTTAGTGACTATATTGTTTATGTTGATGAAAGTGGCGACCACAATTTGGAGCGCATTAATCCAGAGTATCCTCTGTTTGTATTAGCGTTTTGTATTTTTGAGAAAAAAAACGTACGTAAATCAAATTACTTCGAGTATTCAATCATTCAAGTTTAAGCAATTTAGCCATGATATGGTTGTTTTGCATGAACATGAAATTCGAAAAGCTGAAAATGCATTTTCAATGCTTGTTAATTCAGAGAAACGGCATGATTTTATGACTCACCTGAATGGACTAATTGAAGAAGCACCCTTTACTATCGTAAGCACAGTGATTGAGAAAAATCGCTTGCGTGAGCGATATTCAGAACCAGCAAACCCATACCATTTGGCTTTAGGTTTTGGTCTAGAAAGAGTCTTTAGTTTTTTGAAAGAGAGGGGGCAAGACAAGCTTAAAACGCATATTATCTTTGAGTGCCGCGGTAAAAAAGAAGACAAAGATTTAGAGCTAGAGTTTCGGCGTGTTTGTGATGGAAATAATCAATGGGGCAAGCTGCCTTTTGAGATAATTTTAGCAGATAAAAAGACGAACTCATGTGGATTACAGCTAGCTGATCTTATTGCTCGCCCTGTTGGTCGTTCTGTGCTTGATTCGCAAAAAAATAATAGAGCATATTCTTTGATAGAGAAGAAGATGTATCGTAGCCAGCAGGGAAAACTAAAGGGTTATGGATTAAAAACCTTCCCTTAAAAAGCGAAAAGCCTCGGTCTTCACCGAGGCATAGACGCCGATCGGGATTCCCCAATCCACTTGTCAACATTATGGCTAACTTGGAGAAATAATCAATAAAAAGCCGCATTTTTATACAAACCAATGCGGGCTGAAGGGTGGATAACGAGCCGTTTGGTTCTTGCCCGAAAGGCCAATTTCGGCTACTCTCTGCGGCTGATATAGGTAAGGTATTCAAGGGGATTTCATGGGGCTTTCAGTGGTCATTTTAGCAGCAGGACGCGGCACGCGAATGAAATCTGAAGTGCCCAAGGTTTTGCACACCATCGCAGGCCTACCCATGCTTACCCATGTGATCAATACGGCCAAAGCCTGTGAGGCGTCTGAGATTTTTGTCATCTATGGTCATGGTGGTCAGCAAGTCCAAGAGACTCTGGCTGCTCAAAAAGTCACTTGGGTGCACCAGAAACAAACGCTGGGTACCGGCCATGCTGTCGCTCAAGCCTTACCCCACCTAAAAGCAACGGACCAAGTCTTGGTGCTCTTGGGCGATGTGCCCATGATTTCCAAAGAAACGATTACCCGTTTGCGAGAGCGCACGCCCAAAGATGCGATTGGTTGGTTAACCGCACACGTGAAAAACCCCGCAGGTTTTGGCCGCATTGTGCGTGATAGTGATAACAACCCCGTGCAAATCGTTGAAGAAAAAGACGCAAGCGATTTACAAAAAACGATTGATGAAATCAACACCGGTATTTGCCTGGTTCCGGCAAAATATTTAAAAGACTGGCTGCCTAAACTTAAGCGAAACAATTCTCAAAAAGAATATTACCTCACTGATATTTTTTCGGTGGCGGTTCAACATGGTGTGAGCTTGGTTACGGTCTCGCCAGAGTCTTTGATTGATGTTCAAGGCGTGAACGATCGCATACAGCAAGCGCAATTAGAGCGCGCCTACCAAGCCCGTATCGCTGAAGACTTGATGCGACAAGGTGCCACTTTATTAAGTCCGGATCGTATCGATGTTAGGGGTCGTTTAACGATTGCCAATGATGTCAAAATTGATGTCAATGCTATTTTTGAAGGCGAGGTAACATTGGGCGCCCATTGTTATATTGGTCCGAATGTGTACTTAAAGAACACTGTGGTCGGCAAAAACGTCGTGATCAAAGCCAATAGTGTGATTGAAGATGCCAACATTGCTGATGATTGCGAAGTGGGACCCTTCGCACGGATTCGCCCGGGCACAAAATTGGCTAGGGGTGCAAAGATCGGTAACTTTGTTGAAACCAAAAACGCAGACATTGGCGCGGGCTCAAAAGTCAGCCATTTAAGTTATATCGGTGATGCTAAGCTTGGAAAAGCGGTGAATGTGGGTGCAGGTACAATCACTTGCAATTACGATGGCGCGAATAAACATCAGACCACGTTAGGTGATGATGTGTTTATTGGCAGTAATACCGCATTGGTAGCGCCTGTTAAAGTGGGTAAAGGTGCAACGGTCGGTGCGGGTTCTGTGATTACAAAAGATGTGTCAGCCAATGAGCTTGCGTTAACACGCGCCAAACAAACAAATATTAAAGGCTGGAAAAGGCCTAAGAAAAAACTAAAGGGTTAATATATGTGTGGAATTGTTGCTGCGGTTGCAGAACGTGATGTCACTCAAATTTTGTTAGAAGGCTTGAAACGCTTAGAGTATCGTGGCTATGACTCTGCGGGTGTGGCCGTGCTTTCGGATAACACGATTAAGCGTGTTCGCACAGAAGGTAAGGTTGCGTCTTTAGAAGAAGCGCTCAGCCAATCACCGATCAATGGTCGCTTAGGTATTGCCCACACACGCTGGGCAACACACGGTAAACCCAGTGAACGAAATGCACATCCCCATATGTCGGGCGATATTGTGTTGGTTCACAATGGCATCATTGAAAATTTCGAAAGCTTGCGCGAGCGTTTAAAGCAAGAAGGCTATGAGTTTCATTCTGAAACCGATAGCGAAACCATCGCCCACCTCATTCACTTGCACCATAAAAAAAAGGCGGATTGGGTTGCTGCTGTGCGCGCAGCGATTGCAGAGCTTGAGGGCGCGTATGCCTTGGCGATTATGCACAAAGACCATCCAGATCAACTTATCGGTGTGAGAAAGGGTTCGCCGTTAGTCGTTGGCCTGGGTATCGGTGAAAATTTTTTAAGCTCGGATAACTTGGCTTTGTTGCCAGTGACGCAGAAATTTATTTTTTTAGAAGAAGGTGATTTTGTGTTGCTGACGCGCGAGTCGGTTGAAGTGTTTGATGCACAGCATCAATCAGTTGAGCGAGAAACCTATACGTCGAGCTTACAACACGATGCCGCCGATCGCGGTGAATTTCGCCACTACATGCTTAAAGAGATTTATGAGCAACCCACGGTAATGGCGGATACATTGCAAGGCCGTGTGAACGATGATCATGTATTGATTGAAAGCTTTGGCCCGACAGCGCAAACCATTTTTGAAAAAGTGCAGGCCGTGCAAATTATTGCGTGTGGTACGAGTTATCATGCGGGCTTGGTGGCAAAGTACTGGATAGAGTCTGTCGTGGGCGTGCCTTGCCAGGTTGAAGTCGCTAGCGAGTTTCGCTACCGTAAAGCAGCGATTGCTGATAGCACCCTAATTGTCACGATTTCTCAATCAGGCGAAACGGCCGATACCCTGGCGGCACTTCGCGACATTCAAAAAAAACCGCAAGTCTTATCGACGCTCACGATTTGTAATGTGCCTGAAAGCTCATTAGTGCGTGAATCAGACTTGGTCTTTATGACGCGAGCAGGCACTGAAGTCGGCGTAGCCTCAACCAAAGCCTTCACCACACAGTTAGTTTCTTTGTTGTTATTCACGCTCGCCTTAGGCCGCGCCAAAAAAATCATTGGTATTGATGAAGCTGCCTGTGTTTCTTCGCTAAAACATTTGCCCGGCTTATGCCAAGAAGTGCTTGGCTTAGATGGCGATATTGAGAGCATGGCTGAAGCGTTTGCGAATAAACACCATACCTTGTTTTTAGGCCGTGGTGTGCAATATCCCATTGCCATGGAAGGTGCGCTAAAGCTTAAAGAAATTTCCTATATTCATGCTGAGGCCTACCCCGCCGGGGAATTAAAACACGGCCCGTTGGCCTTGGTTGATGAAGACATGCCAATTGTAGCATTAGGTCCCAATGATGAATTGCTGGAAAAATTAAAATCCAACTTACAAGAAGTGCGCGCGCGCGGTGGGCAATTGTTTGTCTTTGCCGATCGTGATGCAGGCATGAAAAATGAAACCGCGGTCACTGTCATGAACTTACCGCCGGTTCACCCGCTCTTGGCCCCGATTCTTTACACCTTGCCATTACAGTTGTTGTCGTATCACGTTGCAGTGATCAAGGGCACCGATGTGGATAAGCCCCGTAATCTGGCCAAATCTGTTACTGTGGAATAGGCGTCATATTTTTTACAGTAGCAAAGCTTTAGGCCCCAAAAAAGGGCCTTTTTGCGCCACTTGCCAATACTTGGGTTGTGCCCCAGGTATTTTAACCAAATTATTGTATTGTAACCCAATAGTTTTCGCTATATGATTGGATTATAATCCAATTATGGCTTATTTCTTATGATCACAACGCTTTTAGAGATACAAAACACCCTCCTTTTAGGCTTTAAAGGCAGAAAGCATTATTCACGGGCGCTTTACAACAAAATTAACCTTAATAACCGTTTTGTGGGTTTGGTGGGTGCACGGGGTGTGGGTAAAACCACCTACCTGCTTCAGTTAGTGCAGAATAATGAAGCAAGCCTCTACGTCTCGGCGGATAATGTTTTTTTTCTTGAGCACAGTTTGCTTGAGTTGGTTGACACACTTTATAAAGAAACTGATATTCGAACGTTGTGTATCGATGAAATTCATAAATACCCGAATTGGAATCAAGAGCTCAAAAATATCTACGATACTTATTTGGAATTTAAACTTATTTTTACAGGCAGCTCAGCCATTGACCTTGCCCGCAGCAAGTATGATTTATCACGACGAGTGGTTTTATATTCCTTTTATGGCTTTTCATTTCGAGAGTATTTGGCGTTTAATGATATTGCTAAAATTGATACCGTGACGCTGAATAATATTTTAGAAAAACCACAAGAGCTTCTCGGTGAAATATCCCTGATCAATCCCATAAGACTGTTTAAGGATTATTTGCGTTTTGGCTATTATCCTTTTTCAAATGATTTTTCACAGCGAGTCGATTTTTACCAAGCCATTCGCAATATTCATCAGAAAAGCATTTATGAAGATATTGGCACAGCGCATCAGTTAAAAACGGGTACATTGCTGGTGCTTGAAAAATTATTTAAATATGTGGTTAACTCAGTGCCCGGTGAGCTGAGCGTGTATAAGGTTGCCAGTACGCTGGGCAAGGATTTTAAAAGCATATCGGAATATGTTCGTTACTTAGAGGAAGCAGGGCTTTTACGTTGTTTACGATCGAGTCAAGCAGGTAAAGGGCAATTAAAAAACCCAGAAAAATTATTGCCGGGCAACCCCAATATGGTTTATGCGGAGCTTATTAAAGAAAGCGCAGATATTTTAGGCAATATACGAGAAAGCTTTGTGCTATCACACTTACAGAATGCTGGCCTAGCAGTATTTTATCAAAAAACCGGCGATTTTTATGTTGAGGGCAAAACGCTAGAGATCGGTGGTAAAAATAAAACACGCCGTCAGATCAAAGGCGTCGAAGATGCCTATGTGTTATCTGACGATACGGTCACGGCATTTAAAAACACACTGCCTTTGTGGTTGCTAGGGTTCTTGTATTAAAAAGCTAGCGTTACCAGCTGTCACTGCAGCCATTGCTTAGGCCACAATTTGATGACGTGCAATTTTGGCAGAAGCCAGACTGTTGATGGATAATAAGCCAGTGATAAACAGTGCAGTAGAAAAAATTTTTGGGTTCAGGATTAGGTCGTCTTATACACGTGATAATCATTTAGAAATGTATAAGGAAACATAGATTAAGATCCCATAAAGCCGCCGCCATCATGTTCAACAGGCTCGGGTCCCCCGCCTAGGGTTTCTTTTATTCGGAGAACATCACACGTTGGTAACAGCCAGGTAAGCTTCATGATAAGATAGATTCCTTTCTAAGTGAGTCAAACAATAGGATCAAACTGTAATCTATAAACTAAAACGAGGTCAATCATTTATTTTTGTCATAAGATCACGCATTTTCTCACATGCGATGTGCATCACACGGATGTTATGCGTGGTTGCTAACGGATGGTACAATGGCGAGTTGGATTTAAACAAAAAGTGCATATAAGCCCGGGTGTGCTTTGTGCAGGTCTGGCAGTCGCAATCGTCCATGATTGGGCGCTCATCTTTGGCAAAGCTGGCTTTCTTAATTTGAAGGCGACCTCGATCAAACGTGCTGTCAAAGCGTAGCCAATCATCCTCTTCAACAAATGAACCCGAGTATAAAGCACCGTGTCGGGCATTGCGTGTCGGCGCCACACAGTCAAAAATATCGATACCTTCCTTGACCACGTCGAGTAAGTCTTGTGGGTGCAGGCCCACTCCCATGGTGTAACGCACTTTATCTTCCGGTAATTCTGGACGTAGCCAATCGATGATTTCAGCGGTTTTGGGCATATCAAAACCAATGGCCTCGCCGCCAATGGCAATACCATCGAGCGGTTGCTTTAAAATAAACTCGGCGCTTTGTTCGCGAAGGTCTCGGTAAGAGCCCCCTTGTATAATGCCAAATAAGGCTTGGTGATTGCCATAATCTGAGTCGGTTTGCTTATCATGCGCTTCAATGGATTCTAGTAACCAGCGATGGGTTCGCTCCATGGCTTTAATGGCCACACGCTTGTCTTCATCTTCTGGTGTGCACTGATCAAAGGCCATGATGATATCTGCCCCAATAGTCTTCTGGGTTTTGATCGATACAGCGGGGGTCATATGAATGACCTTGCCTGTATCGGGGTGCTTGAAATGTGCGCCTTGCTCGTCAATTTTACAAATCTTTGCATTCTTTGATAAAGAAAAAACCTGAAAGCCGCCACTATCGGTAAGCATAGGAGCTTGCCAAGCCATAAAAGGATGCATACCTCTTGCAGCATGAATGATGTCCATGCCAGGGTTTACGAGCATATGGTACGTATTGCCACCCAAAATGATTTGGCTGCCCGCCTCTTCTAGCATGGGGGTGGTCATGCAGTTGACGGCTGCGCGTGTACCCACCGGCATAAAGCACGGCGTAATAAATTCTCCGTGAGGGGTGGTGACTTTTAAGCTTCGTGCATGATGCTTTTGATGTTTGGCTACGATTGTGCTGTTAAAACCGGGTTTCAAGCTGACCTCTCAGGCTGAACGACTCGCCATTATAAGCCGATAGTGTTATAAATGAAACGGAAACAAAAGGAGGTCGCCATGTTTTACTTTTTAGATTTAGGTAATGATCAAATTGTTGCTGCGCGCGTTGAGGGCAAACTAACCCATGCCGATTACGCCGAACATTTGATGCCAAGGCTTGAGGCAGCTATCAAGAAGCACGGCAAGGTACGCTTTTATCTAGACCTTAAAGGTTTTGAGGGCTGGGAATGGCA is a window of Gammaproteobacteria bacterium CG11_big_fil_rev_8_21_14_0_20_46_22 DNA encoding:
- a CDS encoding ABC transporter ATP-binding protein; this translates as MLDLKHIDVQFSDHTLFSDANFTLYAGQKYGVVGRNGAGKTTFFSLIQKTLSPDGGEVVYNDRLHIASVTQEIDRLDLPAIDYVIESYPIIGKLWLDMKAFEQSEDYEKLADVHMQLAEHKAYDIEALAAKILHGLGFAQDELQQTVGAFSGGWRVRLNLARCLIQPAELMLLDEPTNHLDMDAIIWLQDWLKSYSGSLMVISHDRYFLDQVTEYTLAIEQKKLIPYKGGYSQYEQEKVLKAELAEKQAKKQAKQREHLQSFVDRFRAKASKAKQAQSRMKMLEKLPTIALAQADSPYRIQFFESEALSNPVLKLENFSFAYDEAPVFNKANFGLNQGDRLGLLGLNGAGKSTLVKLMAAQLQAQRGERIQSAKLNIGYFAQHQVEHLKLEESAYQHLQRLAPGKTASELRGYLGGFHFSGDKALQKVESFSGGEKARLALALIIWQRPNLLLLDEPTNHLDMDMREALTIALQDYDGVLILVSHDRHLLEATVDQFYLVDGGQVARFEGDLDDYANWSKQRREIKPKSSPKPNAKAAVVDSKAIARIEKDIEKATDALAKIDQAMSALAQDDFDAMAKLAKERKALENQLAKLEEAWLEAQ
- the glmU gene encoding UDP-N-acetylglucosamine diphosphorylase/glucosamine-1-phosphate N-acetyltransferase — its product is MGLSVVILAAGRGTRMKSEVPKVLHTIAGLPMLTHVINTAKACEASEIFVIYGHGGQQVQETLAAQKVTWVHQKQTLGTGHAVAQALPHLKATDQVLVLLGDVPMISKETITRLRERTPKDAIGWLTAHVKNPAGFGRIVRDSDNNPVQIVEEKDASDLQKTIDEINTGICLVPAKYLKDWLPKLKRNNSQKEYYLTDIFSVAVQHGVSLVTVSPESLIDVQGVNDRIQQAQLERAYQARIAEDLMRQGATLLSPDRIDVRGRLTIANDVKIDVNAIFEGEVTLGAHCYIGPNVYLKNTVVGKNVVIKANSVIEDANIADDCEVGPFARIRPGTKLARGAKIGNFVETKNADIGAGSKVSHLSYIGDAKLGKAVNVGAGTITCNYDGANKHQTTLGDDVFIGSNTALVAPVKVGKGATVGAGSVITKDVSANELALTRAKQTNIKGWKRPKKKLKG
- the glmS gene encoding glutamine--fructose-6-phosphate transaminase (isomerizing); translated protein: MCGIVAAVAERDVTQILLEGLKRLEYRGYDSAGVAVLSDNTIKRVRTEGKVASLEEALSQSPINGRLGIAHTRWATHGKPSERNAHPHMSGDIVLVHNGIIENFESLRERLKQEGYEFHSETDSETIAHLIHLHHKKKADWVAAVRAAIAELEGAYALAIMHKDHPDQLIGVRKGSPLVVGLGIGENFLSSDNLALLPVTQKFIFLEEGDFVLLTRESVEVFDAQHQSVERETYTSSLQHDAADRGEFRHYMLKEIYEQPTVMADTLQGRVNDDHVLIESFGPTAQTIFEKVQAVQIIACGTSYHAGLVAKYWIESVVGVPCQVEVASEFRYRKAAIADSTLIVTISQSGETADTLAALRDIQKKPQVLSTLTICNVPESSLVRESDLVFMTRAGTEVGVASTKAFTTQLVSLLLFTLALGRAKKIIGIDEAACVSSLKHLPGLCQEVLGLDGDIESMAEAFANKHHTLFLGRGVQYPIAMEGALKLKEISYIHAEAYPAGELKHGPLALVDEDMPIVALGPNDELLEKLKSNLQEVRARGGQLFVFADRDAGMKNETAVTVMNLPPVHPLLAPILYTLPLQLLSYHVAVIKGTDVDKPRNLAKSVTVE
- a CDS encoding ATPase, which codes for MITTLLEIQNTLLLGFKGRKHYSRALYNKINLNNRFVGLVGARGVGKTTYLLQLVQNNEASLYVSADNVFFLEHSLLELVDTLYKETDIRTLCIDEIHKYPNWNQELKNIYDTYLEFKLIFTGSSAIDLARSKYDLSRRVVLYSFYGFSFREYLAFNDIAKIDTVTLNNILEKPQELLGEISLINPIRLFKDYLRFGYYPFSNDFSQRVDFYQAIRNIHQKSIYEDIGTAHQLKTGTLLVLEKLFKYVVNSVPGELSVYKVASTLGKDFKSISEYVRYLEEAGLLRCLRSSQAGKGQLKNPEKLLPGNPNMVYAELIKESADILGNIRESFVLSHLQNAGLAVFYQKTGDFYVEGKTLEIGGKNKTRRQIKGVEDAYVLSDDTVTAFKNTLPLWLLGFLY
- a CDS encoding tRNA guanosine(34) transglycosylase Tgt; protein product: MKPGFNSTIVAKHQKHHARSLKVTTPHGEFITPCFMPVGTRAAVNCMTTPMLEEAGSQIILGGNTYHMLVNPGMDIIHAARGMHPFMAWQAPMLTDSGGFQVFSLSKNAKICKIDEQGAHFKHPDTGKVIHMTPAVSIKTQKTIGADIIMAFDQCTPEDEDKRVAIKAMERTHRWLLESIEAHDKQTDSDYGNHQALFGIIQGGSYRDLREQSAEFILKQPLDGIAIGGEAIGFDMPKTAEIIDWLRPELPEDKVRYTMGVGLHPQDLLDVVKEGIDIFDCVAPTRNARHGALYSGSFVEEDDWLRFDSTFDRGRLQIKKASFAKDERPIMDDCDCQTCTKHTRAYMHFLFKSNSPLYHPLATTHNIRVMHIACEKMRDLMTKIND